One genomic region from Paraburkholderia azotifigens encodes:
- a CDS encoding sugar phosphate isomerase/epimerase family protein, translated as MKTIKGPAIFLAQFTGDDAPFDNLAHLAQWAAGLGYKGIQVPADPRLVDLEQAAASQTYCDDLLGVVADAGVAITELSTHLQGQLVAVHPAYDVLFDGFAAPHVRGNPAARTEWAVQQLKCAAKASERLGLTAHVTFSGALAWPYLYPWPQRPAGLVEAAFDELARRWTPVLDAFDAAGVDVCYELHPGEDLHDGVTFERFLSAVKDHERANILFDPSHFVLQQLDYLAFIDIYHERIKAFHVKDAEFRPDGRQGVYGGYSGWVERAGRFRSLGDGQIDFGAIFSKMAQYDFPGWAVLEWECALKHPEDGAREGADFIRRHIIRVAEHAFDDFAGSGADAEQLKRVLGL; from the coding sequence ATGAAAACGATCAAAGGGCCGGCGATCTTTCTCGCGCAGTTCACGGGCGACGATGCGCCGTTCGACAACCTGGCCCATCTCGCACAATGGGCGGCGGGTCTCGGCTACAAGGGCATACAGGTGCCAGCCGATCCTCGCCTCGTCGATCTCGAGCAGGCGGCGGCGAGCCAGACGTATTGTGACGATCTGCTCGGCGTCGTCGCGGATGCGGGCGTAGCGATCACCGAGCTGTCGACGCATCTGCAAGGCCAGCTCGTCGCGGTGCATCCCGCATACGACGTGCTGTTCGACGGGTTCGCAGCGCCTCATGTGCGCGGCAATCCGGCCGCGCGCACCGAATGGGCCGTGCAGCAGCTGAAGTGCGCCGCGAAGGCCTCAGAGCGGCTCGGGCTGACGGCGCATGTGACGTTCTCGGGCGCGCTCGCGTGGCCGTATCTCTACCCGTGGCCGCAGCGTCCCGCTGGTCTCGTCGAAGCCGCCTTCGACGAACTCGCGCGCCGCTGGACACCTGTTCTCGACGCGTTCGACGCAGCAGGCGTCGACGTCTGCTACGAATTGCATCCGGGTGAAGACCTGCACGATGGCGTGACATTCGAACGGTTTCTGTCCGCCGTGAAGGACCACGAGCGCGCGAACATCCTGTTCGATCCGAGCCACTTCGTGTTGCAGCAGCTCGACTATCTTGCGTTCATCGATATCTATCACGAGCGCATCAAGGCCTTTCACGTGAAGGACGCCGAATTTCGTCCAGACGGAAGGCAGGGCGTGTATGGCGGATACAGCGGATGGGTCGAGCGCGCTGGACGTTTCCGCTCGCTCGGCGATGGGCAGATCGACTTCGGCGCGATCTTCTCGAAGATGGCGCAGTACGATTTCCCGGGCTGGGCAGTGCTCGAATGGGAGTGTGCGTTGAAGCATCCCGAAGACGGCGCGCGCGAAGGCGCGGACTTCATCCGGCGGCACATCATCCGCGTGGCGGAGCATGCATTCGACGACTTCGCGGGCAGCGGCGCGGACGCTGAGCAGCTGAAGCGCGTGCTCGGGCTCTGA
- a CDS encoding ABC transporter permease: protein MQRAHTDAAPAGRAMRIAHRLHGLGPLAGLIVLCIAGTLLNRDFATVDNMMNVLTRTSFIGIIAVGMTFVIISGGIDLSVGSMAALIAGSMIWLMNALAASPGGHAFAPLTIVLIGIASAFVLGGAFGCAHGLLITKGRIEPFIVTLGTLGIFRAVLTWLADGGALTLDNNLSDLYGPVYYASLFGVPVPIWVFLVVAAGGALILNRTAFGRHVQAIGSNEQVARYAAIRVDTVKIVTYVLLGVCVGVATVLYVPRLGSATPTTGLLWELEAIASVVVGGTALKGGEGRVVGTVIGAVLLSVIANILNLTSIISVYLNAAVQGVVIIVVAFLQRGRR from the coding sequence ATGCAACGGGCACACACTGACGCCGCGCCGGCGGGGCGCGCGATGCGGATTGCGCATCGTCTGCACGGGTTGGGGCCGCTTGCCGGCCTGATCGTGCTGTGCATCGCGGGCACGCTGCTCAATCGCGACTTCGCGACCGTCGACAACATGATGAATGTGCTGACGCGCACGTCGTTCATCGGGATCATTGCTGTCGGCATGACCTTTGTGATTATTTCCGGTGGGATCGATCTCTCTGTCGGGTCGATGGCGGCGTTGATCGCGGGCAGCATGATCTGGTTGATGAATGCGCTGGCTGCGTCACCGGGCGGACATGCGTTTGCGCCTTTGACGATTGTTCTGATCGGCATTGCCAGTGCATTTGTGCTGGGCGGCGCGTTTGGATGCGCGCATGGGTTGCTGATTACCAAAGGGCGCATCGAGCCTTTTATCGTCACGCTTGGTACGTTGGGGATTTTTCGTGCGGTGCTGACATGGCTTGCCGATGGTGGCGCGTTGACGCTCGACAACAATCTCTCCGACTTGTACGGGCCTGTTTATTACGCGAGTCTGTTTGGTGTGCCTGTGCCGATCTGGGTGTTTCTCGTGGTTGCTGCTGGCGGAGCGCTCATTCTCAATCGCACGGCGTTTGGGCGGCATGTGCAGGCGATTGGATCGAATGAACAGGTGGCGAGATATGCGGCGATTCGTGTCGATACCGTGAAGATTGTGACTTATGTTTTGCTCGGGGTTTGTGTTGGTGTTGCTACTGTTCTTTATGTGCCCAGGCTTGGGTCTGCGACGCCTACTACGGGTTTGCTTTGGGAGCTTGAAGCGATTGCTTCTGTTGTGGTTGGTGGCACCGCGCTTAAGGGCGGCGAAGGACGCGTCGTCGGCACCGTTATCGGCGCTGTTTTGCTCTCCGTGATCGCTAACATTCTTAATCTCACCAGCATTATTAGCGTTTATTTGAATGCTGCTGTGCAGGGTGTTGTCATTATTGTTGTCGCGTTTTTGCAGCGGGGGCGGCGGTGA
- a CDS encoding sugar ABC transporter ATP-binding protein → MSLAVRFDDIRKDFGPVRVLHGVSFELAPGRIYGLLGENGAGKSTLMKILAGYETATEGTVLIDGHAQQFDGSRDAEAAGIVLIHQEFNLAEHLTIAQNMYLGHEKRKGLFVDDTAMRSEAKRYLEQVGLHKHPDTKVRDLIVAEKQMVEIAKALSRRARLLIMDEPTATLTPSETERLFALMGKLKADGVTIVYISHKLDEVEHITDEVIVMRDGRFVARSETALLARQQMANLMVGRELSDMFPDKTPPADDAPIALSVRNLSVPDWVDDLSFEVRAGEVFGFAGLVGAGRTEAFEAIIGLRKRTAGAIEIAGRKADLHSPRDAMRRGLTYLSEDRKGKGLHVNLSLQDNLTLMTLERYAHPLLDMKAGRDALTRAVREFGIRTGDLGSRARMLSGGNQQKLALAKFLQPDPNVIVLDEPTRGVDIGAKRDIYFLIHRLAAEGRAVVVISSELIELIGLCHRVAVMRAGRLQATLGLGHLTEEELIAHATGTH, encoded by the coding sequence ATGAGCCTCGCCGTCCGTTTCGACGATATCCGCAAAGACTTCGGCCCGGTGCGCGTGCTGCACGGCGTGAGCTTCGAGCTCGCGCCGGGGCGCATCTACGGTCTGCTCGGCGAGAACGGTGCGGGCAAGTCGACGCTGATGAAGATCCTCGCGGGCTACGAAACGGCGACGGAAGGCACGGTGCTGATCGACGGCCATGCGCAGCAGTTCGACGGCTCGCGCGACGCGGAAGCAGCGGGGATCGTGCTGATTCACCAGGAGTTCAATCTCGCCGAGCATCTGACGATCGCGCAGAACATGTACCTCGGCCACGAAAAGCGCAAGGGCCTGTTCGTCGACGACACCGCGATGCGCAGCGAGGCGAAGCGCTATCTGGAGCAGGTCGGGCTGCATAAGCATCCCGATACGAAGGTGCGCGATCTGATCGTCGCGGAAAAGCAGATGGTGGAGATCGCGAAGGCGCTGTCGCGGCGCGCGCGGTTGCTCATCATGGACGAACCGACGGCGACGCTCACGCCATCCGAAACCGAGCGCCTCTTCGCGCTGATGGGCAAGCTCAAGGCCGACGGCGTGACGATCGTCTACATTTCGCACAAGCTCGATGAAGTCGAGCACATCACCGATGAAGTGATCGTGATGCGCGATGGCCGCTTCGTCGCGCGCAGCGAAACCGCGTTGCTCGCGCGGCAGCAGATGGCGAACCTGATGGTCGGGCGCGAACTGTCCGACATGTTCCCCGACAAGACGCCGCCTGCCGACGATGCACCCATTGCGCTGAGCGTGCGCAATCTCAGCGTGCCCGACTGGGTCGACGACCTGAGCTTCGAGGTGCGGGCGGGCGAAGTATTCGGCTTCGCGGGGCTGGTCGGCGCGGGGCGCACGGAAGCGTTCGAAGCGATCATCGGCTTGCGCAAACGCACGGCAGGCGCGATCGAAATCGCGGGACGAAAGGCCGATCTGCACAGCCCGCGCGACGCAATGCGGCGCGGACTCACGTATCTGAGCGAAGACCGCAAGGGCAAGGGGCTGCATGTGAACCTGAGCCTGCAGGACAACCTCACGCTGATGACGCTCGAGCGCTACGCGCATCCGCTGCTCGACATGAAGGCGGGACGCGATGCGTTGACGCGCGCCGTGCGCGAGTTCGGCATACGTACGGGCGATCTGGGCAGCCGCGCGCGCATGCTGTCGGGCGGCAATCAGCAGAAGCTCGCGCTTGCGAAGTTCCTGCAGCCGGATCCGAACGTGATCGTGCTCGACGAGCCGACGCGCGGCGTGGACATCGGCGCGAAACGCGACATCTATTTTCTGATTCACCGGCTGGCTGCCGAAGGGCGTGCCGTCGTCGTCATCTCATCCGAACTGATCGAGCTGATCGGGCTATGCCATCGCGTCGCCGTGATGCGCGCGGGGCGCCTGCAGGCGACGCTCGGTCTGGGCCATCTGACCGAAGAGGAGTTGATCGCTCATGCAACGGGCACACACTGA
- a CDS encoding substrate-binding domain-containing protein has translation MKQIIRALSAGALAISTVLTLTATQAHADEKVTLGVAIPTADHGFTGGIVWWANKAKTDLEKAHPDLKVIVKTAANAPEQANQLQDLVTVNKINALVIFPYESASLTQPVAQVKKKGVYVTVVDRGLTDTSAQDAYVAGDNTAFGKIPAEYLAKALDGKGDIVALRGIPTTLDNERWNAFTGVLKNYPNIKILDAKYANWNRDDAFKVTQDYLTRFKHIDAVWAADDDMAVGVMKAIDQAKRSDIKIVFGGAGSKGMVKNVMDGAPLIRADVSYSPKFIYDAIKLTAEARLKGDKLPPTTIIPSVLITKENAKEFYFPDSPF, from the coding sequence ATGAAGCAGATCATCCGAGCACTCAGCGCCGGGGCACTGGCGATCAGCACCGTGTTGACGCTAACAGCAACCCAGGCTCACGCAGATGAAAAAGTAACACTAGGCGTAGCCATCCCTACCGCCGATCACGGCTTCACAGGCGGCATCGTCTGGTGGGCGAACAAGGCCAAAACGGACCTGGAGAAAGCGCACCCGGACCTGAAGGTAATCGTGAAAACCGCAGCAAACGCGCCGGAACAGGCGAACCAGCTGCAAGACCTCGTAACGGTCAACAAGATCAACGCTTTAGTGATCTTCCCGTATGAATCGGCATCACTCACGCAACCAGTTGCGCAAGTGAAAAAGAAAGGCGTCTACGTGACGGTCGTCGACCGCGGCCTGACCGATACCAGCGCGCAAGATGCATACGTGGCCGGCGACAACACCGCATTCGGCAAGATCCCCGCCGAATACCTGGCAAAAGCGCTCGACGGCAAAGGCGACATCGTCGCGCTGCGCGGCATTCCGACGACGCTCGACAACGAACGCTGGAACGCCTTCACCGGCGTGCTGAAGAACTATCCGAACATCAAGATCCTGGACGCGAAATACGCGAACTGGAATCGCGATGACGCGTTCAAGGTGACGCAGGACTACCTGACGCGCTTCAAGCACATCGACGCCGTCTGGGCCGCCGACGACGACATGGCCGTAGGCGTCATGAAGGCGATCGATCAGGCCAAACGCAGCGACATCAAGATCGTGTTCGGCGGCGCGGGCTCGAAAGGCATGGTGAAGAACGTGATGGACGGCGCGCCGCTCATCAGGGCCGATGTGTCCTACTCGCCGAAATTCATCTACGACGCGATCAAGCTGACGGCCGAAGCACGCCTGAAAGGCGACAAGCTGCCGCCGACGACAATCATTCCCTCCGTGCTGATTACGAAGGAGAACGCAAAGGAGTTCTACTTCCCCGATTCGCCGTTCTGA